The genome window CAGGTAATCTTGAACTACCTATAGTACCAATCAATATATGTAGAAATTATAGgtaaatactttaaaattttgGTCCTATCGCATATATGTTTTGGAATTCCTGCTTAGACCAAATCAAGCATCAGCCATTCACGTCATATTCGGAACTTAATTCTATGATTTCTATCTCTTACTAGTTATTATTAGCAATAAGCTTTATAGTTTTCTATACCTCTTGTTTGCAATAAACAATTAAGGTGCAGAATAGGATCGGTATTGATTCCAATTCTTCCAAAATCCACATTATACTGATCCTCCTGGATCCTTGGAATATATTCTTCTGGACAATGGATGGTTCCATTCCATTAGCATGTCATTGTAATTTCAACACACTTctactttttatttctcttttaataaatttacttCAAACATTTAAACGTAAtaagatttattaaaaataaaatatttcttatactttatatttttaatataataaatactgtttaaaataagatttcatCGCTTTAAATCGCTGAAAATCAACTTTAAGTCTTCGTTTGGTATcataaagaaagagaagaaaaaatagtaatggaaataaaaaaatgcaaaaaaaaaatctttttcctttgtttgatAGAACATAgacaaggaagaaaaaaaacatataaacctTACCTAAAATATTCTATTGATCTATTCttccattttggaatgaaagggaaagagaaaaagagtcTATAATTAATAGTACATTGTGTATAcgtaatatttttcattctttccaATTTTTACACAATCAAAcaaccttaaaaaaaaacttactagGTCAGCCTAGTGGTAGGAAATTAAGTAGATACATCAAAACATaggttcaatttttattatggtcattttacacacacaaaataaataaataaactacaaaattatttcactttctattattttcttaatttctttctataTATTTACTTTCTTTACTAAATCAAACATACCATAAACATCAATAATTCAATATTATCctcttccctttattttttgcaagagtaaacttcttttttttttgtcctaaaAATGTATTAGTCTTTAAAATCTCCTATTAATTTATGtaagtttttaaacttaatcacttaattcattttagtatttaaaataTACGTTGATATTATTACTTATGTAACACTTGAGGCATTATACCTTCATAgagtttttaaaatttccttaattttaaaagttaagatCTCTCGCAAAGCAAGACGTAAATTATACGTACAGCAGACCAGCAGTACGTAATTGATGTATCAAACTATCGATTCTTCAGAGTTGCTCTAGCGCAATAATCGACCTACAAACTTAGATCAAGACATGAATTCCTCAAACTGAGGTGAGgttgagaaaatgaaaaaataataacaataataataaaataatgtgtaACTCATATTTttgtattctatttttattcaaaaatttattttatttttttccacttCATCAATGAATCTTcccgaaagaaagaaaaaataataaagactaCTGACATGAGGTTCttgatgtttaatttaattttaatatagtagTAGTAAGTTACAGAATGTGGAgggaagagaaggaagaaatgaacAGTAAACTGCAGTTGGGAGGTAGGTTGGGGGGGCATTAACACCAAATAGTGATACCAATATCTTAATTTCGCCTTAcccaaaaatcttaattaaaaggAAATCAATCACCATCATAACCTAAGAAGgtgatgagttttttttattttaaagctcagtttccttaattagttatttttttgtttctgttaaCTAACTTgacttgttaattattaattacaaagCGAAATGGCCAAGGAGTCTTCTCGCAGCAACCTCATTTGATTTGCAATGAACGCCTCTATCGTGCGCCTGAACTCCTCGTTGCTCAGCTTATCCTGCGGATACGATTTTTCCCGCGCTTTCTCCGTCTCCGACCGCCGGAGTTCCCGCCTCGCCGTATCATTCCTTTCCTCGCTCTTCTCCGTCAACTTCTCCGACTGACTCCGGCGATAGAATTTTCCAAAGTTAGAATCTATTGCGGCGCCTGAATCATTGTCCGTACACGTGTCACTGATCTGGTGGTGCTCCGCCTCTATCACGGGAGAAGCAGAATTGGATTGGTCGAACCGGCGGGACTGGGCGAGGACGGCGGCGATGATGGCATTGGAGACGGCGAAGACAAAGAGAGGACTGCGGAGGTAGTCGGCGGAGATTTGGAGGGCGAAAGGGAGGCGCGTGAGGAACCAcgaaagaaagaagagagcgATGCAGAGTTCGAGAATGCGAAGCGTCTTCGCAACGCTGTTAATGATGTTCATTTTCTCTACTTTCAAGTTGCTCAAGTCTAATGCGTCCATGGCAATTGAATtaacaaaaaagagagagagaatgaagCTTTTCTCCTTGCACGTCTTGCTATTCTTATATACACTCTCTGAACGCTGCCATCGCCTTTTTTCTACAGTAATCATGCTTTTCTAAGAGCTAGTTAATTAATATCTTACACATGGATGAACCTCTAATCACATTTATATTTCTTAAGCTAACACcaaatcaaatataatctcCACTAAAGTTACTTTCTATGGATACAAGGGAGTCTACATTATCAATTTAACATTCTTTTTAcacttaatttaaattcttattcCGTAGTATATGAATGGAATAAATTACTTTTACTGGCAAAGACCGCATAAATGGATATCTCGATTGGACGTGGCTaaagaacaaaatatttattaatttctctaGTTTAATTAACAGGAAAATCGCAATTGATGGATAAAAAAAtgaggataaaatatatttttttctttcttgtatattttaattaattactccCAATTTTTATTTGCAGTTTTTTTTCTCCCCCGGTATAACCTAACCGTACGGTAACGATGATAAGGTGGTATGATGGGAACTTGAAAACTGTGGTCAAACATTGACTTATTCCCGCCATGCAGTCTaaggaaagaatcaaaactGCTCCAAACCTCTCTATAACTGGCGtaccaaaattaaattatcagaCCTGCTGCAATCTACTCCTCAGTTTTCAGTATCTTTTATTTTGCTCTTTTCAATTCAAAAAGTGACTTATTCGTTTAAATCGCATTTTTATATTTAGGTTCCGTGTTGTTGCACCTTTTTACTTTTGGATTTTGAGTTGGAATATcgattaattgatttaattctttagcaaactgtttttatttttcaaagtcaAGAAGGAAAATTAGTTTAGACTCGAGAGAATACAAACTAACAAAGGTTGAGAGGGAGAGTGAAATATGCTTCatcaagaaaaaattaaaaaaaaaaaagagtgaaaataatcaaaatatgcGTGAAAGAGTGGTGAACAAGACGTGGCCATTTCGCGTGAGGCGATGTATCAGTGTAAAGTACCGTCCATGCTCGTGCAGGTCTGGTCTGATCTACTCCTTCCTTGAACACCATTGATATTTCCGTgtatttatacattatttaatactctctttctgttttttttttttattcttttctatcacattttaaaaaaaaattccacaaCCTACacctcaaataaataaataaataagtatatgtaatttttctttcttaaaatgAAGGTTTTTCAATAAAAGACTCGAGAGTGTTCCGATTCAACTTTTCAACTCACACCCTTGTTCGTGCCATGTGGTAACATTGTGTGCAATTGGGTTGAGATTTGAGACCAAGGCACACTAATTAATCACGTCAACAAACCTCCTCTTCATTGTGCACACACAAAAACCAATCATCTATTTGGATCattttatatcttaattttttaattaattaaatatttttcaattgaatAAATTTAGCTTTGCTATCAACTTtttacttaatcttttattttgtattttttcaaattgaaacaattaaattatttaaaatcttttaCTTCTCAAAATTCATCaatcaaaatatcaattttcataaaagaaaataaaaataaaactcaaatttcCTTTTCGAATCTTAATTTCACAACTACACATCTACACTATTATTTGATCACTTGCCTCTAGTTGGGTGAATACATGTTTCTCCCGAACAAACTTTATTCACTTCCCAAACTGGAACTACAGTTTGTATctatagaataggtagcaaacaCATATGTAGCACCCTactgtaaaaaaacaaaaaacaaatatgcAGCACCTATGtaataataagtaataaaaCTCAAATTCTATATGTTCTGAACTGGGCTATTAATCCATAACTAACTTTACTTCATTCTGACATAACTACAAATAAGATAAATATGCATCCTGACTACAATAGATCGTAACAAACATCCCCAATCAACAATTGACTTTTCGCAAACGTCTTACGCTCAATTCTCTAAAGCCCTAATAGTGTCATAGAGACATAGGTTATGTgtcttacaagttacaaccaCTTATTTCAACATACGACTAGAAGTATtaaagggtttttttttccaCCACCCAAACACAACTTCTTCTGCCCCcaacataattattaaaatttcaacCTTACTCATgtttacttcttctttttcttttgtttgttgtttttttttcttcatacacCTTTCTCTGTTTTGTTTTGGCTAAGTTCATCCTTCTTTGTTGTAGTTGGTTTGGTTAAGGTGCATTGTCGTGGTGGTTTGGGGAGATATAGATACTCACGATGACAACGACAACGACAACGAGAAGCGACACCACCAAAAAAATGATCCACAATATGGtaaagatgaatggagggaaAAGACTTGTGGCGGTGCAATAGGGAGGACTAAGTGAATGCTGTGTCATGAGGGAGGAGATAGgtgtatttgaattttaagtgaagggtaatttggtcatttcactttaatttctggGTGTAGAAAAAAACCCTATGTTGCAGGAAGAATAACTCGTTATTAAAATGGATGCAACTTGGTGTATGAGTTGACTTGACctttgaaaagggaaaagactCGCGGCGGTGCAATAGGGAGGACAAGTGAATGTTGTGTCACGAGGGAGGGGATTGGTGTATTTGACTTTTAAGTGAAGGACAATTTGAtcatttcactttaatttttgggtgcagaaaaaaaaaaccctatgaTGCAGGAAGAATAACTCATTATTAAAATGGATACAACTTGGTGTATGAGTTGACTTGACCTTTGAAAAGCCCGAACATATTATAGTTCAACTCAAATCCAAATTTTTAATAGCTTGGTGTTCGGCTAGCTCATTGGCCCAATttgtttatttactttttttataattgataaaatcaaaatgataaatttaaaagtacATGTGTCCTTAATATCTATCTTCAGGATAAAATTCCATATAGttgagttgttttttttttaattttagcacttgcttatacaatatatacactattttattttttattattatgtattatatattgttattttataataaaaatgataaattatttttgttttgtttatagtGATTAATAAATCTTTTATTGATTACCTATATaaaggttaattttttaaaaaaattatattttaaaaagtgagTGGCCCATGGCCAACCTGTTAGGCCTAAGACTTACCAAATGTTGGGCTAGCTAATTTTGAAGTGCCATTAAATTGGTCCAATTTGACTCAACCCAAAAAGTTGTTGTCACGTAggatgtggaagcaaagctttctaagtttattttgatgatgccaaatactcaagtcaagaatcaagagtcaaacaagttttaagaatcaaagagtcgttcaatcaagaatcaagattcaagtgaagattcaagagaagactcaaaatatgaaagaacttcaagaaaagcatcaagataagtataaaaagattttttcaaaaaaaaataaatatcgaATAGCgcaatttgtccaaaagaattttttaaagaaaaatattttaccagagtttttactctctgataatcgattaccaaaatcccaaacagttttataactgttttacaaagtagtaatcgattaccatgggtatgtaatcgattaccaatgtttttaaacgttgaatttcaaatttcaagagtcacaacttgtgataaaacattttcaaacttatgtaatcgattacacaacatttgtaatcaattaatagtgtttctaaacgttggttttcaaatctaaacatgaagagtcacatctgttgatgtgcaatcgattacactataatggtaatcgattactagtgactgattttgaaaaataaattgtcaaaagtcataatttttaaagtaactaATTTTTGAAGTTTCTTTTTAAAGAGTCACAACAtttaaagtgattagttttcaaaagaaccacaaattttaaaatgactaGTTTTtaagagagtcacaacttttaaagtgactagttttgaagaaattgccaagagtcacaacttttaacttggtttttcaagagccatcaaatgactataaatatgtgaccatgacatgaattttaaaaaagagaacTTTCTGATTCgtttctcaacatctttctaagagttatttgttcaatactttctttgtcaagaaaaattcaatggtaaaaaaacttgtgttattcttttgattccttccttctccctcttgccaaaagaattcaaagaactaactgtctgagaattcttttgattcattccttctctctcttgccaaaagaattcaaagaactaaccgtctgagattTTTTTTGATTCCCCaaataaagaattcaaagaactaatcgtctgagaattctttgcccaaacactgaattcaaagaactaaccgtctgagaattctgtgtaagaagcgggtaacttcttggttgtaatagtgaacacaagggagggcacatcctttgtggttcgcttcaagtagatggtacatctacttggttgttcaaagaaaacaaaggagggtacatcctttgtgactctttgcttgtaaaggattttacaaggttattggaaatttCAAGAACCGTGGGTtgtttggggactggacgtaggcacgggttgtgaccgaactagtataaatcttgtgtttgctttcttcttccctacactctttacttttccgctgcgcactttttatttccgctttacttttgtctaagttattatttctgttatttactttctcataacttagtagtaaagcctaattgaatatagtaatattaagaaggataaattttaattagtcaagacacattattaattaattcaacccctccttcttaattattctgaggcctcTAATTTCATTTGTACTTATACTTTGGGTTTATGTTTACTTAAGAGATACTTATtacatgtttaattattttgtgtttttttctcttGGTTTTTAATTTACTAGTTTTGCTTGATGTTGAAAAccactttttttcttaaaaaatgtttttttattaaatttaaagtatCTATGTATATCGATGGATActtgcaaatataaaaaaaaaattgatagataGTTTCCAAATGAAGACCTGGTGGGTAAATGGACAAACACATATTTTCTCTAAATAGACGAGTAGCAAGTAGTTCCTACACATGCCTAATCTTATTCATTGCCATTCCTATAGCGTGTGATAGGCTAGGTTGAATGATTTGAGCTGGCCCAAATTGATAATCATCCATAAGTATGGCACCCCTTAGTAGTAGGTGCATAAATCATGTTGAAACTCTTAACCATCATGTTATATTCCAATGCCTATAAATACCACTGGATTCTCTTACTTAGATATGTATTTTCTTACATTTTATCATATTACTCTACTAGAATCTCACTTAAGTGACAAAGTATCTAGGGATGGTCTTGCATTTTGTAGGCCCACGacgaaataataaatataagccttggcaagtgtaccaatttgtcacaaatagtaaagttaaaatgaaagttCAAGTGTCGAATCCATAGGAGTTTTGGTTGTACTTAAGTGATGCAAACTCAATTATTAaacaattagaagagaaagaaaagatagaGAATTGTAAGTGTGAAAGTTGGagtaagagaaaaaagaaagagataacaataaaaataaacaataattaaaatgcagaAAGATGAAATCAAAATGTGATAATGTTGGAACCTAGTATGTCAAACCTACTTATAAcgcaatgttaataattttctctATCTAATAAAATCCATGTTTTCACCCACATCTACTAAGGCACTCTATCTTTGATTTTTCGCACGAAGAGCCtagtttatttattcttttctccaaa of Glycine soja cultivar W05 chromosome 1, ASM419377v2, whole genome shotgun sequence contains these proteins:
- the LOC114405704 gene encoding uncharacterized protein LOC114405704, whose protein sequence is MDALDLSNLKVEKMNIINSVAKTLRILELCIALFFLSWFLTRLPFALQISADYLRSPLFVFAVSNAIIAAVLAQSRRFDQSNSASPVIEAEHHQISDTCTDNDSGAAIDSNFGKFYRRSQSEKLTEKSEERNDTARRELRRSETEKAREKSYPQDKLSNEEFRRTIEAFIANQMRLLREDSLAISLCN